Proteins from a single region of Diaphorobacter limosus:
- a CDS encoding isovaleryl-CoA dehydrogenase: MDWTTHQVFNQFPELGDYDPLASDPALCEALARADAGWARPALDSYARRLGRADTYTLAQQANRHAPELHRFDTRGRRIDAIEFHPAWHQLMALYRGQGLVSLPFREQQPGRWTAWAAGFYLHGQVEQGTLCPATMTQAAIPLLQREDALWAQLKDKLYSDTYDARDMPAADKAGIWLGMGMTEKQGGSDVRANTTVATAMGAGGRGGEYLLRGHKWFFSAPQCDAHLVTARVGADGPFACFYVPRWRPDGSRNAVRVQCLKDKLGNRSNASAEVEFEDAWGILIGEEGRGIPTIIEMAGYTRLNCVVGSAAILRQATVQAIAYARRRQAFGKALADQPLMRAVLTDLALESEAALQLAMRLAQACEDETSSPGERAWRRIMTPAAKFWVCKRAVELTGEAMEVLGGNGYVEDGVLARLYREAPVNSIWEGSGNVMCLDVLRALQRDGDAAQALLAELQSAAAGEPRLAVALRELLALLALPPEQQQALGRLLAQRLVLLAQACLLRRHAPSAMADAFIATRLADGGAGRVAGAMDMRGLDVAAILARAFPA; the protein is encoded by the coding sequence ATGGATTGGACCACCCACCAGGTCTTCAACCAGTTCCCCGAACTGGGCGACTACGACCCGCTGGCCAGCGACCCGGCGCTGTGCGAGGCGCTGGCGCGCGCCGATGCCGGTTGGGCCAGGCCAGCGCTGGACAGCTATGCGCGGCGGCTGGGCCGGGCCGACACCTACACCCTGGCGCAACAGGCCAACCGCCATGCGCCCGAGCTGCACCGCTTTGACACGCGCGGTCGGCGCATCGACGCCATCGAGTTCCACCCGGCCTGGCACCAGCTGATGGCGCTGTACCGCGGCCAGGGCCTGGTGTCGCTCCCTTTTCGAGAGCAGCAGCCGGGCCGCTGGACTGCCTGGGCCGCCGGTTTTTACCTGCACGGCCAGGTGGAGCAAGGCACGCTGTGCCCGGCCACCATGACCCAGGCGGCGATTCCGCTGCTGCAGCGCGAGGACGCGCTGTGGGCGCAGCTCAAGGACAAGCTGTACAGCGACACCTACGACGCGCGCGATATGCCGGCTGCGGACAAGGCCGGCATCTGGCTGGGCATGGGCATGACGGAGAAGCAGGGCGGCTCGGACGTGCGCGCCAACACCACCGTGGCCACGGCCATGGGCGCCGGGGGGCGCGGCGGCGAATACCTGCTGCGCGGCCACAAATGGTTCTTCTCCGCGCCGCAGTGCGACGCGCACCTGGTGACGGCGCGCGTCGGTGCGGATGGCCCCTTCGCCTGCTTCTACGTGCCGCGCTGGCGCCCCGACGGCAGCCGCAACGCCGTGCGCGTGCAGTGCCTGAAGGACAAGCTGGGCAACCGCAGCAACGCCAGTGCCGAGGTCGAATTTGAGGATGCCTGGGGCATCCTGATCGGCGAGGAGGGCCGGGGCATTCCAACCATCATCGAGATGGCCGGCTATACGCGCCTGAACTGCGTGGTGGGCAGCGCCGCCATCCTGCGCCAGGCCACGGTGCAGGCCATTGCCTACGCGCGCCGGCGCCAGGCCTTCGGCAAGGCGCTGGCGGATCAGCCGCTGATGCGCGCCGTGCTGACCGACCTGGCGCTGGAGAGCGAGGCCGCGCTGCAGCTGGCCATGCGTCTGGCCCAGGCCTGCGAGGATGAAACCAGCTCGCCGGGCGAACGCGCCTGGCGCCGCATCATGACGCCGGCCGCCAAGTTCTGGGTCTGCAAGCGCGCCGTGGAGCTGACCGGCGAAGCCATGGAGGTGCTGGGCGGCAACGGCTATGTCGAGGACGGCGTGCTGGCCCGGCTGTACCGCGAGGCGCCGGTGAACTCCATCTGGGAGGGCTCGGGCAACGTCATGTGCCTGGATGTGCTGCGCGCCCTGCAACGCGATGGCGACGCCGCCCAGGCCCTGCTGGCCGAGCTGCAGTCGGCAGCCGCGGGCGAACCACGACTGGCCGTGGCCCTGCGCGAGCTGCTGGCCCTGCTGGCCCTGCCGCCCGAGCAGCAGCAAGCCCTGGGCCGGCTGCTGGCCCAGCGCCTGGTGCTGCTGGCCCAGGCCTGCCTGCTGCGCCGGCATGCGCCCAGCGCCATGGCCGACGCCTTCATCGCCACGCGCCTGGCCGATGGCGGCGCGGGCCGCGTGGCCGGTGCCATGGACATGCGCGGCCTGGACGTCGCCGCCATCCTGGCGCGGGCCTTTCCCGCCTGA